Proteins encoded together in one Carya illinoinensis cultivar Pawnee chromosome 3, C.illinoinensisPawnee_v1, whole genome shotgun sequence window:
- the LOC122305035 gene encoding multiprotein-bridging factor 1c, which yields MPSRYPGSITQDWEPVVLNKSRTKAQDLRDPKAVNQALRSGAPIQTIRKADAGSNKKAAPVVNARKLDEAAEPAALDRVSTEVRQAIQKARLQKKMSQADLAKQINERTQVVQEYENGKAVPNQAVLGKMEKVLGVKLRGKVGK from the coding sequence ATGCCGAGCCGATATCCAGGATCCATTACCCAGGACTGGGAGCCCGTGGTACTCAACAAGTCGAGGACCAAGGCGCAGGACCTCCGCGACCCGAAGGCGGTGAACCAGGCCTTGCGTTCCGGGGCTCCGATACAGACAATCAGGAAGGCCGATGCTGGTTCCAACAAGAAGGCTGCTCCGGTCGTCAACGCGAGAAAACTGGACGAGGCGGCCGAGCCGGCGGCCCTGGATCGAGTGTCAACCGAGGTGAGGCAGGCGATTCAGAAGGCGCGGCTGCAGAAGAAGATGAGCCAGGCAGACCTGGCGAAGCAGATAAACGAGCGGACGCAGGTGGTCCAGGAGTACGAGAACGGGAAGGCCGTGCCGAACCAGGCGGTGTTGGGGAAGATGGAGAAGGTTTTAGGCGTGAAGCTCAGAGGAAAGGTTGGAAAGTAA